A stretch of DNA from Mycobacterium botniense:
AAAACTGGTGAACAAGCTGCACACAAAGTACAGCCATGGACGCCGCACACCGTGACGGTAGCCGTCGACAATGCTAAACATTGGCAGCAGAACCACGTTCGCGATCGTATAGTCCTGGCCGGCGGAGCTGGCGGCTGGATTGGTGAACAGCAGCCTGATGTAATCCGACCAACTTCCGGGCCCCCAGATCGGATTGCCGTCCCCAGACGAGTAATCACGCACGAAACATATGTTGAAATACCAACCCAGCACGATCGAGGCGATACCGACGCAATAGTATGCACACTCAAGCATCGAAAACCGCGGTCCCTC
This window harbors:
- a CDS encoding DUF2834 domain-containing protein; translation: MFSLLAHGLLGLTVIGAIVVSNCAVFARPTEGPRFSMLECAYYCVGIASIVLGWYFNICFVRDYSSGDGNPIWGPGSWSDYIRLLFTNPAASSAGQDYTIANVVLLPMFSIVDGYRHGVRRPWLYFVCSLFTSFTFAFAFYFATIERQRRHRRLSAQVPG